One region of Bradyrhizobium betae genomic DNA includes:
- a CDS encoding xanthine dehydrogenase family protein molybdopterin-binding subunit produces MTSPAPPLPVSLAANPRLSSWVRFTDEGRVAISPGKVEIGQGIVTALAQIAADELDIDISKVEMIRASTAASPNEGVTSGSLSIQQSGRALRHACAEVRQRFLAAASERLGVNASLLDIDDGTISGPGNVRTSYWELAGDVSLDHHATPGAAAKSAAMRAVAGHSVPRVDIPDKVFARPRFIHDFALPGLLYGRILRPDVSGAKPIALDEKAARAVPGLVAIVRDGGFAGVIADSEMAAQAALTALRKGAAWSAGEPLPDEDDLAGFLRSQPVETTAIDTRTAASTKKAARTLRRQYTRPYVAHASIAPSCAMARWDGDRVHVWTHSQGVYLLRADLAIVLKLPAENILVEHMEGAGCYGHNAADDVALDAVLLAKAAGGRPVRVLWSRHDEMAHAPFGAAMAIEIEADLDADNDIIGWRHDIWSNGHAARPGRAAQPALLAATEIENPYPRMVSTNPPAANGGGGDRNSVPLYDFPAWTITSHRLLTMPVRTSALRTLGAQGNVFAIEALLDEIAELRGEDPVAFRLRHLRDERARDVVRAAARRAQWKPQKQPGVGYGVGFARYKNTGAYCAAIAEIEGTDAIRVRRLTLAIDVGEAINPDGVVNQIEGGAIQATSWVLKERVRFDRTRITSTSWTEYPILTFSEVPAVDVEIIQRPEIEPVGAGEAAHGPVTAAIANAVFDCLGVRVRDLPITRDRIIAAMELAS; encoded by the coding sequence ATGACGTCCCCTGCCCCTCCACTGCCGGTCAGCCTCGCGGCCAATCCAAGACTGTCGTCCTGGGTGCGGTTCACCGATGAAGGGCGCGTCGCGATCTCTCCCGGCAAGGTCGAGATCGGCCAGGGCATCGTCACGGCGCTGGCCCAGATCGCGGCGGACGAGCTCGACATCGACATCTCCAAGGTCGAGATGATCCGCGCCTCGACGGCAGCAAGCCCGAACGAAGGCGTGACCTCCGGCAGCCTGTCGATCCAGCAATCCGGCCGTGCGCTGCGCCACGCCTGCGCCGAGGTGCGCCAGCGCTTCCTCGCCGCGGCGTCGGAGCGTCTCGGCGTCAATGCATCGCTGCTCGATATCGATGACGGCACGATTTCGGGCCCCGGCAATGTCCGGACCAGCTATTGGGAACTGGCCGGCGACGTCTCGCTCGACCACCACGCCACCCCGGGCGCTGCGGCGAAGAGCGCCGCCATGCGCGCCGTTGCCGGACATTCGGTCCCGCGCGTCGATATTCCCGACAAGGTGTTCGCGCGGCCGCGCTTCATTCATGATTTCGCGCTGCCAGGCCTGCTGTACGGACGCATATTGCGGCCCGACGTCTCGGGCGCGAAACCGATCGCACTGGACGAAAAGGCCGCGCGCGCCGTTCCCGGCCTCGTCGCGATCGTCCGCGACGGCGGCTTTGCCGGCGTGATCGCCGACAGCGAGATGGCGGCGCAAGCCGCGCTCACAGCCTTGCGCAAGGGCGCGGCATGGTCGGCCGGCGAGCCGCTGCCCGACGAAGATGATCTGGCAGGCTTCCTGAGGAGCCAGCCGGTCGAGACGACCGCCATCGACACCCGAACAGCGGCATCGACGAAGAAGGCTGCGCGCACCCTCCGCCGGCAATACACCCGCCCCTACGTCGCGCATGCCTCGATCGCACCGTCCTGCGCCATGGCGCGATGGGATGGCGATCGTGTCCATGTCTGGACGCACAGCCAGGGCGTCTATCTGCTGCGCGCCGATCTCGCGATCGTGCTCAAGCTGCCGGCCGAAAACATCCTCGTCGAGCACATGGAAGGGGCCGGTTGCTACGGTCACAATGCGGCCGACGACGTTGCGCTCGATGCCGTCCTGCTGGCGAAGGCGGCCGGCGGTCGTCCTGTGAGAGTCCTGTGGTCGCGCCACGACGAGATGGCCCACGCGCCGTTTGGTGCCGCCATGGCCATCGAGATCGAGGCCGATCTCGATGCGGACAACGACATCATCGGCTGGCGCCATGACATCTGGAGCAACGGCCATGCGGCGCGGCCGGGGCGCGCGGCGCAGCCGGCTTTGCTCGCGGCGACCGAGATCGAAAACCCCTACCCGCGCATGGTCTCGACCAACCCGCCCGCTGCCAACGGCGGCGGCGGCGATCGCAACTCCGTTCCGCTCTATGATTTCCCGGCCTGGACGATCACCAGCCACCGGCTGCTGACGATGCCGGTGCGCACCTCGGCGCTGCGGACCCTCGGCGCGCAAGGCAACGTGTTCGCCATCGAGGCGCTGCTCGACGAGATCGCCGAACTGCGCGGCGAAGACCCGGTCGCGTTTCGTCTGCGGCATCTACGCGACGAGCGGGCGCGCGATGTCGTCCGCGCAGCCGCTCGGCGGGCGCAATGGAAGCCGCAGAAACAACCCGGCGTCGGCTACGGCGTCGGCTTTGCTCGCTACAAGAACACAGGGGCCTATTGTGCCGCGATCGCCGAGATCGAAGGCACCGACGCCATCCGTGTGAGGCGGCTGACGCTTGCGATCGATGTCGGCGAAGCCATCAATCCGGACGGCGTCGTCAACCAGATCGAGGGCGGCGCCATCCAGGCGACGAGCTGGGTACTGAAGGAACGTGTCCGCTTCGACCGGACGCGCATCACCTCCACCTCCTGGACGGAGTATCCGATTCTGACCTTCAGCGAGGTGCCGGCCGTGGATGTCGAGATCATCCAGCGGCCGGAGATCGAACCGGTCGGAGCCGGAGAAGCCGCCCACGGCCCGGTGACGGCGGCGATCGCGAATGCGGTGTTCGATTGCCTCGGCGTGCGTGTGCGCGACTTGCCGATCACGCGCGACAGGATCATCGCAGCCATGGAGCTTGCATCGTGA
- a CDS encoding (2Fe-2S)-binding protein, with translation MSTIQFQLNGATIAVDADPDHTLLDVLRGRLGITGPHFGCGAGECGACHVMVGDHAMTSCDMPMWSVADKDVVTVEGLGTTERPHPLQRAFISEQAMQCGYCVSGILTSAAALLKRNPSPTEAEVRTALDRNLCRCGSHNRMVRAVLRAASEIAAR, from the coding sequence ATGTCCACCATTCAGTTTCAGCTCAACGGCGCGACGATCGCCGTGGATGCCGACCCGGATCACACCCTGCTCGACGTGCTGCGCGGTCGGCTCGGCATCACCGGTCCGCATTTCGGCTGCGGCGCCGGTGAGTGCGGGGCCTGTCATGTCATGGTCGGCGACCACGCGATGACCTCCTGCGACATGCCGATGTGGTCGGTTGCGGACAAGGACGTCGTCACGGTGGAGGGCCTCGGCACAACGGAGCGCCCGCATCCGCTGCAACGCGCCTTCATCTCCGAGCAGGCGATGCAATGCGGCTATTGCGTCTCGGGAATCCTCACCAGCGCGGCGGCGCTGCTGAAGCGTAATCCGTCACCCACCGAAGCTGAGGTCAGAACCGCGCTCGATCGCAATCTGTGCCGCTGCGGATCGCACAATCGCATGGTCCGCGCCGTGTTGCGGGCGGCCTCGGAGATAGCCGCCCGATGA
- a CDS encoding tripartite tricarboxylate transporter substrate binding protein codes for MMARQSMLALAAGLLAAFSAAPSVAQDYPNHAVRIVVPFGAGGPADVAARLIGNALQESFGQPFVIENRTGAGGVIGTVEAAKSPADGYTLLMMSNTQTANESLLTPDKRKYELMRDLAPIAPVNASDLVIVVNPQIPAKTLQEFIALAKSQPGKLNYASSGQGTPYHMAGELFKAMAGIDLVHVPYRNSGEARSGVIGGQVQMMIDAVPAMAPNIGESQVRALATTGKQRSAVLPNVPTAIEAGVAGYEATIWLGLMAPAGTPKPVIDKLNAAVNAMVKRPDIVKLWTEQGAVPMSMTPEQFDKFLRGDIDKWADVVKKFDKS; via the coding sequence ATGATGGCCCGACAATCGATGCTGGCGCTGGCCGCCGGCCTGCTCGCCGCATTCTCAGCAGCCCCCTCAGTCGCACAGGATTATCCCAACCACGCGGTCCGCATTGTCGTCCCGTTCGGCGCCGGCGGTCCGGCCGATGTCGCGGCCCGGCTGATCGGCAACGCGCTCCAGGAGAGCTTTGGCCAGCCCTTCGTGATCGAGAATCGCACCGGCGCGGGCGGCGTCATCGGCACGGTCGAAGCGGCGAAGTCGCCGGCCGACGGCTACACGCTGCTGATGATGTCCAACACCCAGACCGCGAACGAATCGCTGCTGACGCCGGACAAGCGCAAATACGAGCTGATGCGCGACCTCGCGCCGATCGCCCCGGTGAACGCTTCCGATCTCGTCATCGTGGTCAATCCGCAAATTCCGGCCAAGACGCTGCAGGAGTTCATCGCGCTCGCCAAATCGCAACCCGGCAAGCTGAACTATGCCTCATCCGGCCAGGGCACGCCGTATCACATGGCCGGCGAGTTGTTCAAAGCGATGGCCGGTATCGACCTCGTCCACGTCCCCTACCGCAACAGCGGCGAGGCGCGCAGCGGCGTGATCGGCGGACAGGTTCAGATGATGATCGACGCCGTGCCGGCGATGGCGCCGAACATCGGCGAGAGCCAGGTTCGCGCGCTCGCGACCACCGGCAAGCAGCGCTCCGCGGTGCTGCCGAACGTGCCGACCGCGATCGAGGCGGGCGTAGCGGGCTATGAAGCCACGATCTGGCTTGGCCTGATGGCGCCGGCCGGCACGCCAAAGCCCGTGATCGACAAGCTCAATGCCGCCGTGAACGCAATGGTGAAGCGGCCGGACATCGTCAAGCTCTGGACCGAGCAAGGCGCCGTCCCCATGTCGATGACGCCGGAGCAGTTCGACAAATTCCTGCGCGGCGACATCGACAAATGGGCCGATGTCGTCAAGAAGTTCGACAAATCCTGA
- a CDS encoding molybdopterin-dependent oxidoreductase encodes MNQHAKIEIRHSTCPHDCPSACALDVEVVEGRSIGRVRGSKKQTYTAGVVCAKVARYAERIHHPERLMYPMRRIGPKGSGQFARISWDEALDEIGHRFNQAEREFGAESIWPYYYAGTMGLVMRDGLNRLTHVKKYSRFYQTICANVGRIGFAIGTGKIAGVDPREMALSDLVVIWGTNPVNTQVNVMTHAARARKERGAKIAAVDIYDNETMKQADIKIILRPGTDGAFACGVMHVLFRDGHADRAYMDKYTDCPGELEAHLKTRTPEWASAICGVPVAEIEAFAKLVGETERTFFRLGYGFTRSRNGAMQMHAALCIPAVTGAWQYEGGGAFFNNFALWHFNESIIEAHDAIDKTTRALDQSQIGRILTGDAEALLGKGPVKAMLIQNTNPMTVAPEQALVRQGFAREDLFVAVHEQFMTETAAMADIVLPATMFMEHDDLYYGGGHQHISVGPKLIDPPGECRSNHQVLQALAPRLGAKHPGFEMTPRELIDATLKLSSHGDIAGLEADLWRDLQPDFRTSHYLDGFAHADKKFHFKADWAHPPFGQTMGDFDKMPSLPDHWAVIEHADQAHPFRLATSPSRSFLNTTFNETPSSQAREGKASVMIHPLDAASLDIADGDAVTLGNTRGETTLVATLFEGVRRGVLIAESVHPNKNHIGGRGINMLTGADTIAPIGGAAFHDNKVWIKKAATV; translated from the coding sequence ATGAACCAGCACGCCAAGATCGAAATCCGCCATTCGACCTGTCCGCATGATTGCCCGTCGGCCTGCGCCCTCGATGTCGAGGTGGTCGAAGGCCGCAGCATCGGACGCGTCCGAGGTTCGAAGAAGCAGACCTACACGGCCGGCGTCGTCTGCGCCAAAGTTGCCCGCTATGCCGAGCGCATCCATCATCCTGAAAGGCTGATGTATCCGATGCGCCGCATCGGGCCGAAGGGTTCCGGGCAGTTCGCGCGCATCTCGTGGGACGAGGCGCTGGACGAGATCGGCCACCGCTTCAACCAGGCCGAACGCGAGTTCGGCGCGGAATCGATCTGGCCCTATTACTATGCCGGCACGATGGGGCTGGTGATGCGCGACGGGCTCAACCGCCTCACGCATGTGAAGAAATATTCGCGCTTCTATCAGACGATCTGCGCCAATGTCGGGCGCATCGGCTTTGCGATCGGCACCGGCAAGATCGCCGGCGTCGATCCGCGCGAGATGGCGCTGTCCGACCTCGTGGTGATCTGGGGCACCAATCCCGTCAACACCCAGGTCAATGTGATGACGCATGCCGCGCGGGCGCGGAAGGAGCGTGGCGCCAAGATCGCCGCGGTCGACATCTACGACAACGAGACCATGAAGCAGGCTGACATCAAGATCATCCTGCGCCCCGGCACCGATGGCGCTTTCGCCTGCGGCGTCATGCACGTCCTGTTTCGCGACGGCCATGCCGACCGCGCCTACATGGACAAATACACCGATTGCCCCGGTGAACTCGAGGCGCATCTGAAGACGCGCACGCCCGAATGGGCCTCCGCCATCTGCGGCGTGCCGGTGGCCGAGATCGAGGCCTTCGCGAAGCTGGTCGGCGAGACCGAGCGGACCTTCTTCCGCCTCGGCTACGGCTTCACCCGCTCGCGCAACGGCGCGATGCAGATGCATGCGGCGCTCTGCATTCCCGCGGTGACCGGCGCCTGGCAATATGAAGGCGGCGGCGCCTTCTTCAACAATTTCGCGCTGTGGCACTTCAACGAATCCATCATCGAAGCCCACGACGCCATCGACAAGACCACCCGCGCGCTCGACCAGTCGCAGATTGGCCGCATCCTCACCGGCGATGCCGAAGCGCTGCTCGGCAAGGGGCCGGTCAAGGCGATGCTGATCCAGAACACCAACCCGATGACGGTGGCGCCGGAGCAGGCGCTGGTCCGGCAGGGCTTTGCGCGCGAGGATCTGTTCGTCGCGGTGCACGAGCAGTTCATGACCGAGACGGCTGCGATGGCCGACATCGTGCTGCCGGCGACCATGTTCATGGAGCATGACGATCTCTATTATGGCGGCGGCCACCAGCACATCTCGGTCGGGCCGAAGCTGATCGACCCGCCCGGCGAGTGCCGCTCCAACCACCAGGTATTGCAGGCGCTGGCGCCGCGCCTCGGCGCCAAACATCCGGGTTTCGAGATGACCCCGCGCGAATTGATCGACGCGACGCTGAAGCTCAGCAGCCATGGCGACATCGCCGGCCTCGAAGCCGACCTCTGGCGCGACCTGCAACCGGATTTTCGCACCTCGCATTATCTCGACGGCTTTGCCCATGCCGACAAAAAATTCCACTTCAAGGCCGATTGGGCGCATCCGCCGTTCGGGCAGACGATGGGCGACTTCGACAAGATGCCGTCGCTGCCGGACCATTGGGCGGTGATCGAGCACGCCGACCAGGCCCATCCGTTCCGGCTCGCGACCAGCCCCTCGCGCAGCTTTCTCAACACCACCTTCAACGAGACGCCGTCATCGCAGGCGCGCGAGGGCAAGGCGAGCGTGATGATCCACCCGCTGGATGCGGCCTCCCTCGACATCGCCGACGGCGACGCCGTGACGCTCGGCAATACCCGCGGCGAGACCACGCTTGTCGCGACCCTGTTCGAAGGCGTGCGGCGCGGCGTGCTGATCGCGGAGTCCGTTCACCCCAACAAGAATCATATCGGTGGCCGCGGCATCAACATGCTGACGGGCGCGGACACCATCGCGCCGATCGGCGGGGCTGCGTTCCACGACAACAAGGTCTGGATCAAGAAGGCGGCCACGGTCTAA